A genomic region of Magnolia sinica isolate HGM2019 chromosome 6, MsV1, whole genome shotgun sequence contains the following coding sequences:
- the LOC131248696 gene encoding caffeic acid 3-O-methyltransferase-like, producing the protein MASPLSQPKTSDEDEQCLFAMQLASASVLPMALKAALELDVLEIIAEAGPGAHLSPSEIAAHLPTENPEAPVMLDRILRLLASYCILACSVVTLDDGRVERRYGLAPVCNFLVRNREGVSIAPLVLMNQDKVLMESWYHLKEAVLDGGIPFNKAYGMTAFEYHGTDPRFNKVFNRGMSDHSTLTMKRILDAYKGFEGLKSVVDVGGGVGATLNMIISKYPQIKGINFDLPHVVADAPDYSGVEHVGGDMFVSVPSGEAIFMKWILHDWSDHHCLKLLKNCYKVLPDSGKVIIVESILPVVPETNLAANCVIQQDLVMLAHNPGGKERVENEFEALANGAGFTGFKVLCCAYNSWVMEFHK; encoded by the exons ATGGCTTCGCCTCTCAGCCAACCCAAAACGTCCGACGAAGACGAGCAATGCCTGTTTGCCATGCAACTTGCAAGCGCCTCTGTCTTACCCATGGCCTTGAAGGCAGCGTTAGAGCTGGACGTGCTAGAGATCATAGCCGAAGCTGGCCCAGGGGCCCACCTCTCACCGTCGGAGATCGCCGCTCATCTCCCCACAGAGAATCCAGAGGCCCCCGTCATGCTCGATCGTATCCTTCGACTCTTGGCCAGCTACTGCATTCTTGCTTGCTCCGTCGTCACGCTCGACGATGGCCGGGTCGAAAGACGCTACGGTCTGGCACCTGTTTGCAATTTCCTCGTTCGGAATCGAGAAGGTGTCTCGATCGCACCTTTGGTGCTTATGAACCAAGATAAGGTCCTCATGGAAAGCTG GTACCACTTGAAAGAGGCGGTTCTCGATGGTGGAATCCCCTTCAACAAGGCTTATGGGATGACTGCATTTGAGTACCATGGCACGGACCCGAGATTCAATAAGGTTTTCAACCGAGGAATGTCAGATCACTCCACCTTAACCATGAAGAGGATTCTAGATGCATACAAAGGGTTTGAAGGATTGAAGAGTGTGGTCGATGTTGGAGGAGGTGTTGGGGCAACCCTCAACATGATCATCTCTAAGTATCCCCAAATTAAAGGAATTAATTTTGATTTGCCTCATGTGGTCGCAGATGCACCAGATTATTCTG GTGTGGAGCATGTTGGGGGAGATATGTTTGTTAGCGTCCCGAGTGGGGAAGCCATTTTCATGAAG TGGATACTTCATGACTGGAGTGATCATCATTGCTTGAAACTTCTGAAGAATTGCTACAAGGTGTTGCCTGACTCTGGGAAGGTTATCATTGTTGAATCAATTCTTCCAGTCGTTCCAGAGACTAATCTAGCCGCTAATTGTGTCATCCAGCAAGACTTGGTCATGCTGGCCCACAATCCTGGAGGCAAAGAGAGGGTCGAAAACGAGTTCGAGGCTCTAGCAAACGGAGCTGGGTTCACCGGTTTTAAAGTCTTGTGCTGTGCTTATAACTCTTGGGTCATGGAATTCCACAAATAG